The genome window CGCCTCCATGCACGAAAAGGGCAAACATATCGGTACTACAACTCCATATTCCTCTTTTAGGCTGTTGTCCTGAACATAGAAGGTAATTAGATTGACAGACTTGGCGATTCCGGCAAATATTGGCTTTCCCCAGCCGAAGTTTACCTCCCCAAAACCAGTACGCGTATTATCAGAAACTATAAGGACATTCCATGCCATTGGAAGTGGAGGTCGTCCTCTTATTACGAAAAGGTCTGCCAATGATTTCATGTACTCTTCACTCATTCTAGATTTCGATTTCTTCACCAACTCCACGGCATATCCCAACGGATTTTCACATAAAAGTCCCACCGTTGAAATGACAGTTGGAATTGCAAATGCATTACCATAGTATCCCAAAGGAAGACATAAAGTGTTGTGCTTCCCACGGGCATTGACTGCGCATGAAAGGCGGACAATCTCTTCTGGATTCAATCTCAGTGAAAGTGTGCGACACTTCCAAACACAAGCTGTTATCAGCTCAAACCGGGAGGAAGTGGAAAGGTGTGCCGGAAGTTGTTCCCTAATTGCTTTTATCTCCTGTGGACCAAAATAGAAAGATCGTTGGACCAACGAGCCCTCGTCTTTGGTTAAAAGAAATGAGCTTTCTGGATTGCTTATGTGCTCATATTCATAATGTGTGCATGTAATTCGTGGTGAATGTCGGGCATCCAAGAGCTCTCGTTCCCACACCGGCGGGACAGAGGGTGAAAGTGTGCCTTGAGCCATCTCTCCAACTGCGTTCAAGAATTGGGCCAACCCCATGGCGTCAAACATTGTGTGGTTTACGCGCGATGCAAATACGAAGCCTCCACACTTCAGGCGAGTCACCTGCATTATTTAGTGCAGCAAATACTTTCTGAATTAATCTTTAGACTTTCCCTTCATTTAAATTGACAGGAGCACCCACATGCTATATCCTAAAATGTTCATCAAAAAATTttaccaaacaaaacaaacgatgAACATATGActgtaaagaagaaaaaaaaattgaatatgtgCTTCACTACACGTTACACTTATACGTGATTATCTACACAAAAAAACTGCGTACACTTGTTTGATAGATAGATTATATATGTTTGCCAACACGTAATGCAAATTAGCATACTTCTATTTGTATGTTCATTTATTTGCTAAAATTTCCTCACAAAGAAGTTGACTGACCTGAACtaaaaaacgaaaaaagaaaacaacaaaaactatAAGAGCAATACTAGATAgactaaatttgaaaattaaatgatgtaccactaataaaaataagcacattaatcaacacttaaagtAATagttcaatcatcaactttcatgtcatttagtttccaaaatttagtcttcctacaTTACCCatgctaaggagactaaatttgtaaacaaaatttgcaaactaaataatatgtCACAAATA of Malus sylvestris chromosome 6, drMalSylv7.2, whole genome shotgun sequence contains these proteins:
- the LOC126625940 gene encoding alcohol acyl transferase 1 allele GSa-like, producing the protein MAELCSSLAFQVNRSEPQLIKPAKPTPHETKRLSDVDDQQGTRFHFPLILSYRNKENQGDPVTAIRDALSKALVYYYPVAGRLREGPNKKLMVDCNGEGVLFIEADADFTLEELGDTIRPPCPLLDELLFNVPGSDGILGCPILLVQVTRLKCGGFVFASRVNHTMFDAMGLAQFLNAVGEMAQGTLSPSVPPVWERELLDARHSPRITCTHYEYEHISNPESSFLLTKDEGSLVQRSFYFGPQEIKAIREQLPAHLSTSSRFELITACVWKCRTLSLRLNPEEIVRLSCAVNARGKHNTLCLPLGYYGNAFAIPTVISTVGLLCENPLGYAVELVKKSKSRMSEEYMKSLADLFVIRGRPPLPMAWNVLIVSDNTRTGFGEVNFGWGKPIFAGIAKSVNLITFYVQDNSLKEEYGVVVPICLPFSCMEAFEKEFKRMTLEPVLRK